A window of Salvelinus alpinus chromosome 31, SLU_Salpinus.1, whole genome shotgun sequence contains these coding sequences:
- the LOC139561519 gene encoding endonuclease domain-containing 1 protein-like isoform X2 produces the protein MKRFDPECTEFFLGGTTPNLPSILVGGTVQDQNRYKPICQLFKYMKKKVVYNAYMFATLYDTFNRIPVFSAYTFTGVGSSGKRPDTWMIEPQLDGGEEPVMSLETQGVIYTHQAVNQDYDEYGQNKNLSKGHMFPKSFAHQPVNQSSTFTLTNSVPQVKTFNVGSWRKMECDVRKIILKQCLDNTGKPKAYVVTGAVPSDNNNTLNNRVNIPDLLWTAYCCYNNKKKEWMAEAHWGENQEEPNEKLLNSHTLAELYDMLKHHYPGGDVQVFPDQCPRGSSQKERGKSREREVGSGDVSRKGLLECDEDCKCVSL, from the exons ATGAAAAG GTTCGATCCAGAGTGCACGGAGTTTTTCCTGGGGGGGACAACTCCAAATCTCCCAAGTATTTTGGTTGGTGGGACAGTCCAGGACCAGAACCGCTACAAGCCGATCTGCCAGTTGTTTAAATACATGAAGAAAAAGGTTGTTTACAACGCCTACATGTTTGCAACTCTCTACGACACGTTCAACAGGATCCCTGTGTTCTCAGCCTACACCTTCACTGGGGTCGGATCGAGTGGGAAAAGACCAGATACATGGATGATTGAACCTCAG CTGGACGGAGGAGAAGAACCAGTTATGAGTCTGGAGACACAAGGAGTCATTTATACACACCAGGCTGTCAATCAGGATTATGATGAATATGGTCAAAACAAGAATCTGAGCAAAGGTCACATGTTTCCAAAATCTTTTGCTCACCAACCTGTTAATCAGAGCTCCACCTTTACCCTGACAAACTCTGTTCCTCAAGTAAAGACATTTAATGTAGGTAGCTGGAGAAAGATGGAGTGTGATGTTAGAAAGATTATCCTGAAGCAATGTCTTGATAATACTGGTAAACCCAAGGCCTATGTGGTGACTGGAGCAGTTCCCAgtgacaacaacaacacactgaACAACAGAGTGAACATCCCAGATCTCCTGTGGACAGCCTACTgctgttacaacaacaagaagaAAGAGTGGATGGCTGAAGCACACTGGGGAGAGAACCAAGAGGAACCGAATGAGAAATTATTGAACTCCCATACCTTGGCAGAGCTGTATGACATGTTGAAGCATCATTACCCAGGTGGGGATGTCCAGGTTTTCCCAGATCAGTGTCCAAGAGGTTCttctcagaaagagagagggaagagtagagagagggaggtaggaagTGGGGATGTTAGCAGGAAAGGGTTATTGGAATGTGATGAGGATTGTAAATGTGTCTCTTTGTAG
- the LOC139561519 gene encoding endonuclease domain-containing 1 protein-like isoform X1: MSFLPQNVLEFDPECTEFFLGGTTPNLPSILVGGTVQDQNRYKPICQLFKYMKKKVVYNAYMFATLYDTFNRIPVFSAYTFTGVGSSGKRPDTWMIEPQLDGGEEPVMSLETQGVIYTHQAVNQDYDEYGQNKNLSKGHMFPKSFAHQPVNQSSTFTLTNSVPQVKTFNVGSWRKMECDVRKIILKQCLDNTGKPKAYVVTGAVPSDNNNTLNNRVNIPDLLWTAYCCYNNKKKEWMAEAHWGENQEEPNEKLLNSHTLAELYDMLKHHYPGGDVQVFPDQCPRGSSQKERGKSREREVGSGDVSRKGLLECDEDCKCVSL, from the exons ATGTCCTTCCTGCCTCAGAATGTGCTGGA GTTCGATCCAGAGTGCACGGAGTTTTTCCTGGGGGGGACAACTCCAAATCTCCCAAGTATTTTGGTTGGTGGGACAGTCCAGGACCAGAACCGCTACAAGCCGATCTGCCAGTTGTTTAAATACATGAAGAAAAAGGTTGTTTACAACGCCTACATGTTTGCAACTCTCTACGACACGTTCAACAGGATCCCTGTGTTCTCAGCCTACACCTTCACTGGGGTCGGATCGAGTGGGAAAAGACCAGATACATGGATGATTGAACCTCAG CTGGACGGAGGAGAAGAACCAGTTATGAGTCTGGAGACACAAGGAGTCATTTATACACACCAGGCTGTCAATCAGGATTATGATGAATATGGTCAAAACAAGAATCTGAGCAAAGGTCACATGTTTCCAAAATCTTTTGCTCACCAACCTGTTAATCAGAGCTCCACCTTTACCCTGACAAACTCTGTTCCTCAAGTAAAGACATTTAATGTAGGTAGCTGGAGAAAGATGGAGTGTGATGTTAGAAAGATTATCCTGAAGCAATGTCTTGATAATACTGGTAAACCCAAGGCCTATGTGGTGACTGGAGCAGTTCCCAgtgacaacaacaacacactgaACAACAGAGTGAACATCCCAGATCTCCTGTGGACAGCCTACTgctgttacaacaacaagaagaAAGAGTGGATGGCTGAAGCACACTGGGGAGAGAACCAAGAGGAACCGAATGAGAAATTATTGAACTCCCATACCTTGGCAGAGCTGTATGACATGTTGAAGCATCATTACCCAGGTGGGGATGTCCAGGTTTTCCCAGATCAGTGTCCAAGAGGTTCttctcagaaagagagagggaagagtagagagagggaggtaggaagTGGGGATGTTAGCAGGAAAGGGTTATTGGAATGTGATGAGGATTGTAAATGTGTCTCTTTGTAG